The genomic window TCCTGAGTTTTTTACTACGCAGCTTATGTCCATAGGAGATCATGATGGAAAAGCATTAAGTATACAGGACTTACCGAATTTTACCGATCAATATATAGAACTATTTAGAAGGTTAGCTAAAGAATCCAATATGCATATTATTGGGGGCACACATGTTGTTCATAGAAACGAACAACTATATAATGTCGCTCATTTATTTTATCCTGATGGAACAGTAGGGGAGCAGGCAAAACTGCACATCACGCCTACGGAAGTTCAGGAATGGAACATGGCACCAGGCGAAAGTTTTGATATTTTTGAGACATCTAAAGGGAAAATCGCCCTTTTAACTTGTTATGATATTGAGTTCCCAGAAATCGTTAGAATGGCAAAGGCGAAAGGGGCAGATGTGATTTTCTGTCCATCTTGTACTGATGACCGACATGGCTTCCATCGTGTTCGATATACAAGTCATGCGCGTGCTGTTGAGAATCAGGTGTATGTAGTTCTAACTGGTACGGTTGGAGCGTTACCAACAGTTGACTTTATGCGTGCGAACTATGGTCAAGCAGCCATCATTTCACCAAACGACATCCCTTTCCCTCCTCGTGGGATTTTAGCAGAAGGGGAAATAAATGATGATATGATTGTGACAGCTGATTTAGATTTAAACCTACTGTATGAGGTTCGTGTGCATGGATCGGTTACTACATGGCGCGATCGTCGTATTGATTTATATCCTGATTGGAATTAAGGGAGCATTTGATATGAAATATATCCGTGTAACGTCAATTGAAGATCCTTTATTTAAAAAAATGCATGATTTAATGAAAGAGGTTTTCCCACCAGAAGAAGTATTAGCCTTTGATCTATGGAAGGGGCCTCTAGAGGACCCTAGCATTCGTGTGTTTGTAGTAGTTGATAAAAATCAAGTAGTCGGCACAACAGAATATCGATACTATCCTGATTGGAGCATTGCGATGACTGATTTTACAATTATCGGTCGACATGGAATGGGAATCGGGCCATTTATTGTAGAAAAGAGAAATGAAGATCTACAGGCATTATCAAATGGTGAGCTTTCGGGCATGTTTGCTGAAATATATGACCCTTATCGTGTAAAGGATCATGAGTTTGGTGGCGTGAAAACGATGGATCCATTCGTGAGGCGTGAAGTACTATCTCACCTAGGATACAAGCGTTTAGATTTCTCATATGTCCATCCTTCTTGGCATAATGACGGAGAGGCAGTATCAGGTTTAGACCTTTGCTTTATGCCTACCGATAACAAAACGGAGCTTCCAGCTGAGTTAATCGTAAAATTCCTAACCACATACTATTCCGTGCTATCGGAAAAACCTGCTGAGTGGATTGAAATGATTGAAAATTTGAAAGAGAAACAAACAGTAGAACTGTTACCCCTATAATGAAATCGTATGAAGGCAGAGGCAAGTCATTGATGAATGACTTGCCTCTGCTGTATCACAAGATAACGCTATTACTGTGTTGGACTGCTTTATGTGCACTCGAAAGTAAGTGTGGTAGCTTCATAATAAAACTCCCTTATATCATAGTAATATTATTATACTATCTGGGGTAAATAAGATATGTTAATAACATCACAATGACATCATGTAGTGTTTAGTAAATAGACTGAATTCTTTAGATGTTGTCTAATTTTTTATGAGTAGGGAATAATTTTAAATAACATAAAATGACTCTAGGAGAACTTTATGGATAGAACTTCGAATCGTGCAGCCTTAAAGATTGCACTTATTTATATAGTATTGGGCACATTGTGGGTCGTGCTATCAGACAGTTTAACGTCGACATTAGCGGGGGATAATGTAAAACTTTATGAGTACCTGCAACGATTTAAAGCGTGGTTTTTTATTGCTATTACTGGGGTTATTCTATA from Bacillus sp. HMF5848 includes these protein-coding regions:
- a CDS encoding carbon-nitrogen hydrolase family protein, with the translated sequence MKMRVSAVQYHLHSISSFDEFAAQCEHYVKTSGEYGTEFLLFPEFFTTQLMSIGDHDGKALSIQDLPNFTDQYIELFRRLAKESNMHIIGGTHVVHRNEQLYNVAHLFYPDGTVGEQAKLHITPTEVQEWNMAPGESFDIFETSKGKIALLTCYDIEFPEIVRMAKAKGADVIFCPSCTDDRHGFHRVRYTSHARAVENQVYVVLTGTVGALPTVDFMRANYGQAAIISPNDIPFPPRGILAEGEINDDMIVTADLDLNLLYEVRVHGSVTTWRDRRIDLYPDWN
- a CDS encoding GNAT family N-acetyltransferase, whose product is MKYIRVTSIEDPLFKKMHDLMKEVFPPEEVLAFDLWKGPLEDPSIRVFVVVDKNQVVGTTEYRYYPDWSIAMTDFTIIGRHGMGIGPFIVEKRNEDLQALSNGELSGMFAEIYDPYRVKDHEFGGVKTMDPFVRREVLSHLGYKRLDFSYVHPSWHNDGEAVSGLDLCFMPTDNKTELPAELIVKFLTTYYSVLSEKPAEWIEMIENLKEKQTVELLPL